A part of Citrifermentans bremense genomic DNA contains:
- a CDS encoding DMT family transporter, whose protein sequence is MPYLLLTLSALIWSGNFVISRAMNNVIPPAGFVFWRWVVALVVLLPVVLPRLRKEWPIVRAHLPLIAVCGLFGVTLFNFLIYTAMHFTTAINAALVNSAIPIFILMFARIFYGQRVVLRQHVGIALSLIGVAAIILRGDPSRILTLSFNHGDLLVLLAAIAWGLYSVAIKRYPQGLNPFVFLFSMTVAGLLLLVPFYAWEIMQGELMTLNQPTVLSIAYVGILASVVAFTAWNHGLRKIGPHIGGQFVHLMPAFSTILAVIFLGERLQSFHITGIALISAGILCATYKIRS, encoded by the coding sequence ATGCCGTACCTTCTCCTCACCCTGAGCGCCCTGATCTGGTCCGGCAACTTCGTCATCAGCCGGGCGATGAACAATGTGATACCGCCGGCAGGCTTCGTTTTCTGGCGCTGGGTTGTGGCTTTGGTGGTGCTACTTCCGGTCGTGCTGCCGCGGTTGCGCAAGGAATGGCCTATCGTGCGGGCGCACCTCCCGCTCATCGCCGTCTGCGGTCTCTTCGGGGTCACGCTCTTCAACTTCCTCATCTACACGGCGATGCACTTCACCACCGCCATCAACGCGGCGCTGGTCAATTCCGCCATCCCCATCTTCATCCTCATGTTCGCCCGCATCTTCTACGGCCAAAGGGTCGTGCTGCGCCAGCATGTCGGGATAGCACTCTCCCTCATCGGGGTCGCCGCGATCATCCTGCGGGGGGACCCCTCGCGCATCCTCACGCTCAGTTTCAACCACGGCGACCTGCTGGTCCTGCTGGCGGCGATCGCCTGGGGCCTTTATTCGGTCGCCATCAAGCGTTACCCGCAGGGGCTGAACCCGTTCGTCTTCCTGTTCAGCATGACGGTAGCCGGATTGCTGCTCCTCGTCCCCTTTTACGCCTGGGAGATCATGCAAGGTGAGTTGATGACGCTGAACCAGCCCACCGTCCTCAGTATCGCCTACGTCGGCATCCTCGCCTCCGTCGTCGCCTTCACCGCCTGGAACCACGGTCTGCGCAAGATCGGACCGCACATCGGCGGGCAGTTCGTCCACCTGATGCCCGCCTTCAGCACCATCCTTGCCGTCATCTTCCTGGGTGAGCGTCTGCAATCCTTCCACATCACGGGGATCGCGCTCATCTCCGCAGGCATCCTCTGCGCCACCTATAAGATCAGGTCTTAG
- a CDS encoding type II toxin-antitoxin system HicB family antitoxin gives MAQDNDKYTYRITWSEDDEEYVGLCAEFPSLSWLSDTPEAALKGIRKLVEEVISEMMKSGDKVPEPIAAKHFSGKFMVRVPPDVHRQLAIEAAEAGVSLNRLASAKLSQ, from the coding sequence ATGGCACAAGATAATGACAAATATACCTACCGGATCACGTGGTCGGAAGACGATGAGGAATATGTTGGACTATGTGCTGAATTTCCCAGCCTAAGCTGGCTGTCTGATACTCCTGAAGCTGCACTAAAAGGTATACGGAAGCTGGTCGAAGAAGTAATCTCCGAAATGATGAAAAGCGGTGACAAGGTTCCCGAGCCCATCGCCGCCAAGCATTTCAGCGGGAAGTTCATGGTGCGCGTTCCTCCTGACGTGCATCGACAGTTGGCGATCGAAGCGGCTGAGGCCGGAGTGAGCCTGAACCGTTTAGCCAGTGCGAAGTTAAGCCAGTAA